One Acidobacteriota bacterium DNA window includes the following coding sequences:
- a CDS encoding IclR family transcriptional regulator C-terminal domain-containing protein: NNLNVRCVAAGVYGGDGRLKAALGLTGASSQLTPENQEETARAVIKAALLISRELGYGNG; the protein is encoded by the coding sequence AGAACAACCTCAACGTGCGCTGCGTCGCCGCCGGGGTTTACGGCGGTGACGGCCGACTGAAGGCCGCCCTGGGACTCACCGGCGCCAGCAGCCAGCTGACTCCGGAGAACCAGGAAGAGACCGCTCGGGCGGTGATCAAGGCGGCGCTGCTGATCTCTCGGGAGTTGGGGTACGGCAACGGG